Sequence from the Nocardiopsis sp. YSL2 genome:
CGTTCGTGTCCTTTCTCCTGAGGCCGGAAGGCAGACGGCCGTGCATGGGTCACAGCCCGTCAGAGGACTTCGTTGGGAGGCGAGTTGGGGTGTTCAGGAACTCCCGATGGGATTCGCCGAGTTTCCCCGAGTCCCCGGCCCTTACCGATGGGCGGCCGCAGCGGCGCTACTCCTGGTGCTCGGTGTCTCCTGGGGTGGCCGACGCCGATTCCGGATGAGGCGGATGCTCCGGCTCATGGAGGCCGCGCCTCAGCTGCATCGCCGTACGGCCAGCGTCGACCAGGCCGAGAAAGCCGTGCACGCGGTACGAACGATGGGCCTGTTCTCGCCCGCACGCGTCGCGTGCTTGGAAGAATCGGTGGCTGCGGTGTTGTCCCTGGCCATGCGCGGTCGCCGCGTGCGCTGGTGTCATGGGGTGATCGCGGATCCCATCCGACTGCACGCCTGGATCGAGGTGGAGGGCCGGCCTGTGGCGGAGCCGGACAGCACACGGCGGTGCACCGCACTGCTGACCATTCCCAGCATGAAGGAGAGCACGTGAGCGACCCCCTGATGTGGCTTCGTGGGGACAAGGCCGGGATCGGCCCGTTGCGCGCCGACCTGGCGGAGGAGTACTGGCGGTGGGAGCAGTCGATCCCGACGATCGTCGGCTACAACCGGCAGACTCCGCAGCCGATGGAGACCACCCGGGAGATCCTGGTCGAGGGCTACGGGCGCGCTTCGGATCGGGAGCTTCGGTTCACCGTCTACGACCTGGTTGGGGACCAACCCCGTCCTGTCGGGTTGGCCCAGGTCTACGTCGATCCGATGCGCCGCAACGGGGAGTACGTGGTGGCCATGGGGGAGTCCCGAGGGAAGGGTGTGGGCAGTGAGGCGACCCGGCTGGTATTGGACTACGCCTTCCACGTGACCAACCTGCGGTGCGTGTACCTGACGGTGATCGAACCCAACGCCGGGGCGATCCGCGCGTACGAGAAGGCCGGGTTCAAACGACAGGGCCTACGGCGCAACTCCAACCAGTGGTTGGGCGAGACCGTCAACGACGTGCTGATGGACGCGGTTCCCGAGGACGTTCCGTGGGAGTCCCTGGTGAA
This genomic interval carries:
- a CDS encoding lasso peptide biosynthesis B2 protein — encoded protein: MGFAEFPRVPGPYRWAAAAALLLVLGVSWGGRRRFRMRRMLRLMEAAPQLHRRTASVDQAEKAVHAVRTMGLFSPARVACLEESVAAVLSLAMRGRRVRWCHGVIADPIRLHAWIEVEGRPVAEPDSTRRCTALLTIPSMKEST
- a CDS encoding GNAT family N-acetyltransferase; protein product: MSDPLMWLRGDKAGIGPLRADLAEEYWRWEQSIPTIVGYNRQTPQPMETTREILVEGYGRASDRELRFTVYDLVGDQPRPVGLAQVYVDPMRRNGEYVVAMGESRGKGVGSEATRLVLDYAFHVTNLRCVYLTVIEPNAGAIRAYEKAGFKRQGLRRNSNQWLGETVNDVLMDAVPEDVPWESLVKAQFAT